The Benincasa hispida cultivar B227 chromosome 11, ASM972705v1, whole genome shotgun sequence genome has a segment encoding these proteins:
- the LOC120091505 gene encoding protein DETOXIFICATION 27-like: MSESNVPLLESKPQTIEEHDANGASLSTRILVESKQLWHIVGPAVFSRVATYSMLVITQAFAGHLGDLELAAMSIANNVIVGFDFGLLLGMASALETLCGQAYGAKKFHMLGIYMQRSWIVLLLCCILILPIYIFSTPVLKLLGQPSDLAEMAGKVSVLFVPLHFSFAIQFPLQRFLQSQLKTAVIAYVSLVALVVHILVSWLLVYGLKLGLFGTAITINISWWVLVFGLLFYTVCGGCPRTWTGFSVEAFSGLWEFVKLSTASGIMLCLENWYYRILIVMTGNLQNAKLAVDALSVCMTINGWEMMIPLAFFVGSGVRVANELGSGNGKGAKFATMVAVGTSVIIGIFFWIIIMTFDTQISFIFTSSEVVLKEVKKLTILLAFTVLLNSVQPVLSGVAVGSGWQSYVAYVNLGCYYLIGLPLGFLMGWGFNLGVKGIWAGMIFGGTAIQTLILCIMTIRCDWNKEAERASLHIKKWEEQTPEL; this comes from the exons aTGTCTGAATCCAACGTACCCCTTCTGGAATCAAAGCCTCAAACAATCGAGGAACATGATGCTAATGGAGCTTCTCTCTCCACAAGAATTTTGGTCGAGTCCAAGCAGCTTTGGCACATCGTCGGTCCAGCAGTCTTCAGCCGTGTCGCCACCTACTCCATGTTGGTCATTACCCAAGCCTTCGCTGGCCATTTAGGCGACCTAGAACTTGCCGCAATGTCCATCGCCAATAATGTAATCGTAGGCTTCGACTTCGGTCTCTTG TTGGGTATGGCCAGCGCTTTAGAAACACTATGTGGACAAGCTTACGGAGCTAAGAAATTCCACATGTTGGGGATATACATGCAGCGATCTTGGATTGTTCTGCTCCTTTGTTGTATTTTGATTCTACCCATTTACATATTTTCAACCCCTGTTTTAAAGCTTTTAGGACAGCCGTCGGATTTGGCAGAGATGGCTGGGAAAGTATCGGTGCTGTTTGTTCCATTGCATTTCAGCTTTGCGATTCAGTTTCCTTTACAGAGATTCTTGCAGAGTCAGTTAAAGACGGCAGTGATTGCTTATGTTTCGTTAGTGGCGTTGGTGGTTCATATTTTGGTGAGCTGGTTGCTTGTTTATGGGCTTAAGCTTGGGCTGTTCGGAACCGCCATTACCATTAACATTTCATGGTGGGTTTTGGTGTTCGGGCTTTTGTTTTACACCGTGTGCGGTGGCTGCCCTCGGACTTGGACTGGGTTCTCCGTTGAGGCTTTTTCTGGGCTTTGGGAGTTCGTCAAATTGTCTACTGCTTCTGGAATCATGCTCTG TTTGGAGAATTGGTATTACAGAATATTGATAGTGATGACTGGGAATCTGCAGAACGCTAAACTTGCGGTGGATGCTTTGTCTGTATG CATGACGATCAACGGCTGGGAAATGATGATCCCATTGGCCTTTTTCGTCGGATCCGG AGTAAGAGTAGCAAATGAGCTGGGATCTGGAAATGGAAAAGGAGCAAAATTTGCAACAATGGTGGCGGTTGGGACATCAGTCATAATTGGGATATTTTTCTGGATAATCATTATGACATTCGACACTCAAATTTCTTTCATATTCACTTCTAGTGAAGTAGTTCTAAAGGAAGTAAAGAAGTTGACTATCCTTCTCGCATTCACCGTCTTACTCAACAGTGTTCAACCTGTTCTCTCTG GGGTGGCAGTTGGTTCGGGATGGCAATCATATGTTGCATATGTGAATTTAGGATGTTATTACCTAATTGGATTGCCTCTTGGCTTTCTCATGGGTTGGGGCTTCAACCTTGGAGTTAag GGCATATGGGCTGGAATGATATTTGGTGGCACGGCCATTCAAACATTGATATTGTGCATTATGACTATTCGATGCGATTGGAACAAGGAG GCAGAGAGAGCAAGCTTGCACATTAAGAAATGGGAAGAACAAACTCCAGAGCTTTGA